A part of Desulfomicrobium baculatum DSM 4028 genomic DNA contains:
- a CDS encoding replication-associated recombination protein A has translation MAQKRPLAESLRPESLDDFIGQSHFRQRLRTLMQSKDLPSLLLFGPPGCGKSTVALLLAKHADKPFVRVSAPEVGITALRKQIQDKEILILDELHRYSKAQQDFFLPLLETGELTLIATTTENPSFSVTRQLLSRLHVLRLRSLGMAELVDVGKRGMEKLDSLIPEKSLELLATLSGGDARTMLNLVEFAAGLEEKDLEPDQLKTRLPEIVLRGDREGDSHYELASALIKSIRGSDPDAALYYLASLVETGEDPRFICRRLILSAAEDVGLGDPMALPLAVSCEQAVERIGMPEGWIPMAETTVYLALAPKSNSAYAGYLSAIKEIRTNGPKPVPLHLRNASTSLQKEWGYGQGYKYPHAYPEAWVEQDYLPPELKGRVFYQAKTQGHEERLALWTRKLKASRQRPKGKETKDWTG, from the coding sequence GTGGCCCAAAAACGCCCTCTCGCCGAATCCCTGCGCCCGGAGTCCCTCGACGACTTTATCGGCCAAAGCCATTTTCGCCAGCGCCTGCGCACCCTGATGCAGTCCAAGGACCTGCCGAGCCTTCTGCTCTTCGGACCTCCCGGTTGCGGCAAATCCACCGTGGCCCTGCTCCTGGCCAAACACGCGGACAAGCCCTTTGTGCGGGTCAGCGCGCCCGAGGTGGGAATCACCGCCCTGCGCAAACAGATCCAGGACAAGGAAATCCTTATCCTGGACGAACTGCACCGCTATTCCAAGGCCCAGCAGGATTTTTTCCTGCCGCTGCTGGAGACGGGCGAACTGACGCTTATCGCCACGACCACGGAAAACCCGTCCTTCAGCGTCACGCGCCAGCTTCTCTCCCGGCTGCATGTATTGCGCCTGCGCTCGCTGGGCATGGCCGAACTGGTGGACGTAGGCAAGCGGGGCATGGAAAAGCTGGATTCGCTCATTCCGGAAAAAAGCCTGGAACTTTTAGCCACCCTCTCGGGCGGGGACGCGCGAACCATGCTCAATCTCGTGGAATTCGCAGCAGGACTTGAAGAAAAGGACCTGGAACCCGATCAGCTCAAGACCCGCTTGCCGGAAATCGTGCTGCGGGGGGACAGGGAGGGCGACTCCCATTATGAACTGGCTTCGGCGCTGATCAAGTCCATCCGGGGCTCGGACCCGGACGCGGCCCTGTATTACCTGGCCAGCCTGGTGGAAACGGGCGAGGATCCGCGCTTCATCTGCCGCAGGCTGATCCTTTCGGCTGCCGAGGATGTGGGCCTGGGCGACCCCATGGCCCTGCCCCTGGCCGTGTCCTGCGAGCAGGCGGTGGAACGCATAGGCATGCCCGAGGGCTGGATTCCCATGGCCGAAACCACCGTGTATCTGGCCCTGGCGCCCAAAAGCAACTCGGCCTACGCCGGCTACCTCTCGGCCATCAAAGAGATCCGCACCAACGGGCCCAAGCCCGTGCCCCTGCACCTGCGCAACGCCTCCACCAGCCTGCAAAAGGAATGGGGCTATGGCCAGGGCTACAAATACCCCCACGCCTACCCCGAAGCCTGGGTCGAGCAGGATTATCTGCCCCCGGAACTCAAGGGACGCGTCTTCTACCAGGCCAAGACCCAGGGCCACGAGGAACGCCTGGCCCTATGGACCCGCAAGCTCAAGGCTTCGCGCCAAAGACCCAAAGGAAAGGAAACCAAGGATTGGACGGGTTGA
- the radA gene encoding DNA repair protein RadA: MKTKSAYVCTACKAVSPRWQGQCPKCLAWNTLEPALQKSGPVRDFPLNRPVDLRELPTLLEDRVSSQLSGLDGILGSGFVPGGVILLGGEPGIGKSTLLLQVTASMENSGKGVVYVSGEESLSQIRSRAERLGMLGGRLTVLATNQADDILVCMEDGPALIVVDSVQTMISSSVEGLPGSVSQVRAVATALTERAKQLGVTVILVGHVTKDGQIAGPKLLEHMVDTVLYLEGDKEHLFRILRVVKNRFGPSNEILLFEMREKGMSVIEDPSTFFLQARDTALSGTALVMSMESQRPFVVEVQALVTKTFLAFPRRTALGFDANRLHLLIAVMEKRLQISLGQVDVYAKVGGGLRMKDPGLDLGIVAAILSSFYDRPLPEGAVFWGEVDLNGQIRPVTGHDVRLRQAANLGYAPMVHPKTGAKGKGWTRISDVQKMLFGQAGQG; encoded by the coding sequence ATGAAAACAAAGAGCGCTTACGTGTGTACTGCCTGCAAGGCTGTCAGCCCCCGCTGGCAGGGGCAGTGTCCCAAATGCCTGGCCTGGAACACCCTGGAGCCGGCACTGCAAAAGTCCGGTCCGGTCAGGGATTTTCCCCTGAACCGTCCCGTTGACCTGCGCGAACTGCCGACGCTCCTGGAGGACCGGGTCAGCTCGCAGCTCTCCGGGCTGGACGGAATTCTGGGCAGCGGGTTCGTGCCCGGAGGAGTCATCCTGCTCGGCGGGGAGCCGGGCATCGGCAAGTCCACGCTGCTCTTGCAGGTGACCGCGTCCATGGAAAATTCCGGCAAGGGCGTCGTCTATGTTTCCGGCGAGGAGTCCCTGTCCCAGATTCGCAGCCGGGCCGAGCGTCTGGGCATGCTTGGTGGCAGGCTGACCGTTCTTGCCACCAACCAGGCGGATGACATCCTGGTCTGCATGGAGGACGGGCCCGCGCTTATTGTCGTGGACTCGGTGCAGACCATGATTTCATCCAGCGTCGAGGGTCTGCCCGGTTCCGTCAGTCAGGTCCGCGCCGTGGCCACGGCCCTGACCGAGCGGGCCAAGCAGCTCGGAGTCACGGTCATCCTGGTCGGGCATGTGACCAAGGACGGACAGATCGCCGGCCCCAAATTGCTGGAGCACATGGTCGACACGGTCCTGTACCTAGAAGGGGACAAGGAGCACCTTTTCCGCATTCTGCGAGTGGTCAAGAATCGCTTCGGCCCGTCCAACGAGATCCTGCTGTTCGAGATGCGCGAAAAGGGCATGAGCGTCATCGAGGACCCCTCGACCTTTTTCCTGCAGGCCCGCGACACGGCCCTCTCGGGCACGGCCCTGGTAATGTCCATGGAGTCCCAGCGGCCCTTTGTGGTCGAGGTGCAGGCCCTGGTCACCAAAACGTTCCTGGCTTTTCCCCGGCGCACTGCCCTGGGCTTTGACGCCAACCGTTTGCACCTTCTCATCGCGGTCATGGAGAAGCGCCTGCAGATCAGCCTGGGCCAGGTCGATGTCTATGCCAAAGTCGGCGGAGGCTTGCGTATGAAAGACCCCGGCCTGGACCTGGGGATTGTCGCGGCCATATTATCATCTTTTTATGACCGCCCATTGCCCGAGGGCGCGGTGTTCTGGGGCGAGGTGGACCTGAACGGCCAGATCCGGCCGGTCACGGGCCACGATGTGCGGCTGCGCCAGGCCGCGAATCTGGGCTACGCGCCCATGGTCCATCCCAAGACCGGGGCCAAGGGCAAGGGATGGACGAGGATCTCGGATGTGCAGAAGATGCTGTTCGGGCAGGCGGGGCAGGGATGA
- a CDS encoding DUF3426 domain-containing protein, with amino-acid sequence MLVQCPECTTKYNLDESKIGHDGSKVRCTRCKNVFTVFRPIDNDEPEAAPQAVPEARGAGEEPSSDDFAPSFREGQKNDSAPRQPVDSFEDDLEALFRDNEVVPASAKSSASRNSAEADSFEDDLAAMLDEKKPTASSISSASASFEDDLTALIEEKQSRTSSKASVDEEMIADLQGAFQQPLTDQLDHDPAPGRRTPPTSKKTGSMGLIIGLVVLLLASAVAGVYFLKPGLLGLGPTVPGAPATAPDAVVREGAAQIALENVRQYFVPNEKEGQLFIIEGKAVNRFPEARELIRIKASLFDRQGAEVATQEFMCGNVVSLYQLQVSARADIETALTAKVGILTNNTNIQPGASVPFMAVFFKTPDSVEEFGLEVIQSSVPQQ; translated from the coding sequence ATGCTCGTTCAATGCCCTGAGTGTACCACCAAATACAATCTGGATGAAAGCAAGATCGGACACGACGGCAGCAAGGTCCGTTGTACGCGTTGCAAGAACGTGTTCACCGTGTTCCGCCCCATCGACAACGACGAGCCCGAAGCGGCGCCCCAGGCGGTTCCGGAGGCCAGAGGGGCCGGGGAAGAGCCATCCAGTGATGATTTTGCGCCTTCCTTCAGGGAAGGCCAAAAAAATGATTCGGCTCCAAGGCAGCCGGTCGATTCTTTCGAGGACGATCTGGAGGCTCTGTTCAGGGACAACGAGGTTGTTCCCGCATCCGCAAAGTCTTCGGCTTCCAGGAATTCGGCCGAAGCCGATTCCTTTGAAGACGATCTCGCGGCCATGCTTGACGAGAAAAAGCCCACGGCGTCATCGATTTCCTCCGCGAGTGCCTCCTTTGAGGATGACCTGACGGCGCTCATAGAAGAGAAACAGTCCAGGACTTCATCAAAAGCCTCTGTGGATGAGGAAATGATTGCCGATCTTCAGGGCGCGTTTCAGCAGCCGCTGACCGATCAGCTGGATCACGATCCGGCACCCGGCAGGAGAACCCCGCCCACGTCCAAGAAGACCGGGAGCATGGGGCTTATCATCGGCCTTGTTGTCCTGCTGCTGGCCTCTGCCGTCGCAGGGGTTTATTTTTTGAAGCCGGGCTTGCTCGGGCTCGGACCCACAGTACCCGGCGCGCCTGCGACAGCGCCGGATGCGGTCGTCAGGGAAGGCGCGGCCCAGATCGCTCTGGAAAATGTACGCCAGTACTTTGTCCCCAACGAAAAGGAAGGCCAGCTCTTCATTATCGAAGGCAAAGCCGTGAATCGCTTTCCCGAGGCGCGTGAACTGATCCGCATCAAGGCCTCCCTCTTCGACAGACAGGGAGCGGAAGTCGCGACGCAGGAATTCATGTGCGGCAATGTCGTCTCCCTGTACCAGCTTCAGGTTTCCGCCCGGGCGGACATCGAGACGGCCCTGACCGCCAAGGTCGGCATTCTGACCAACAATACCAATATCCAGCCCGGAGCTTCCGTGCCGTTCATGGCGGTGTTCTTCAAGACTCCGGACTCCGTGGAAGAGTTCGGGCTGGAAGTGATCCAGTCCAGCGTCCCGCAACAATAG
- the hpt gene encoding hypoxanthine phosphoribosyltransferase, producing the protein MKFVQLFDRPQIEARAQELGREISSHYGDEPLVCVCVLKGAYAFFTDLMRNLTIHPTMDFVRLSSYADQTSRKSKMVFSKDMEIDIRDKHVLVVEDIVDTGHSMGFLIKVLEARSPKSIKIAAMIDKRERREVDVNVDFVGFPLDKGYIVGYGLDYAEQYRELDGIYDLKFSEA; encoded by the coding sequence ATGAAATTTGTACAGCTTTTTGACCGTCCGCAAATTGAAGCAAGAGCCCAGGAACTGGGTCGGGAAATATCCAGCCATTACGGTGATGAACCGTTGGTTTGCGTATGCGTGCTCAAGGGCGCCTACGCATTTTTTACTGATCTGATGCGTAATTTGACCATCCATCCAACCATGGATTTTGTCCGTCTTTCCAGTTATGCGGATCAGACTTCCCGCAAATCAAAGATGGTTTTCTCCAAGGATATGGAAATCGATATCAGGGACAAGCATGTGCTTGTCGTCGAAGATATCGTCGATACGGGCCATTCCATGGGTTTTTTGATCAAGGTTCTTGAGGCGCGTAGCCCAAAATCCATCAAGATCGCGGCCATGATCGACAAGAGAGAGCGTCGCGAGGTGGATGTGAATGTAGATTTTGTGGGCTTCCCACTGGATAAAGGATATATCGTCGGCTATGGACTTGACTACGCCGAACAATACAGAGAACTTGACGGCATTTACGATCTTAAATTCTCGGAAGCATAG
- a CDS encoding N-acetyltransferase, which yields MEKYILRKATIADVKAIHRLLMDCATKRLLLPRSFGELYSHLRDFIVAEDVETGTMAGCCALTITWEALAEVRSLVVAESAQGQGLGRRLVEFCVSDAVTFGVYKVFALTYQVPFFQKLGFSEVSKDILPQKVWADCLKCPQFPECDEVAMMIEL from the coding sequence ATGGAAAAATATATTCTCAGAAAGGCGACCATCGCCGATGTCAAAGCCATTCACCGGCTGCTTATGGATTGCGCCACCAAGCGGCTCCTTCTGCCCCGGTCTTTCGGCGAGCTCTATTCCCATCTGCGCGATTTCATTGTGGCCGAGGATGTGGAAACCGGAACGATGGCTGGTTGCTGCGCTCTGACCATTACGTGGGAAGCCTTGGCCGAAGTCCGTTCGCTGGTGGTTGCCGAGAGCGCTCAAGGCCAGGGCCTGGGGCGCAGGCTGGTGGAATTTTGCGTCAGCGACGCCGTGACCTTTGGTGTTTACAAGGTATTCGCCTTGACCTATCAGGTTCCCTTTTTTCAGAAGCTGGGATTTTCGGAAGTGAGTAAGGATATCCTGCCGCAGAAGGTGTGGGCCGACTGTCTCAAATGCCCCCAGTTTCCTGAATGCGACGAAGTGGCCATGATGATTGAATTGTAA
- a CDS encoding homocysteine S-methyltransferase family protein — translation MRDFRQTLKGGNVLIFDGGMGSLLQRRGLQAGQSPEEFGMGRPDVVASIHAEYARSGANVVTTNTFGATRYKLPQGFDVFEVNETMTRAARQAVGDAVFVAGSVGPTGKMIKPLGDISFRGLVDVFKEQIRGLAAGGADLILGETHFDLAEARAVVVAAREVCDLPVGISMTFEGGVSLTGTTPEVFAQTMENMGVDLIASNCSAGPEQLIEVAKAMLRVSRTPVLIEPNAGLPELVDGATVFRLPPDPFAATVSTLVDVGVSCLGGCCGTTPEHIKALTALCAGKTVRRQEISAPPCLIVTSRSQAVEFGFDRPCRIIGERINPTGKAELTAELQRLETRRLMTYAEEQVARGADLLDVNVGAPMVEEARMLPLAVQALTSAHAIPLCLDSSDISAIRAGLEAYPGSALVNSISGEEERMETLGPLCRDYGAPFILLPLKGRKLPVTAAERLAIIEELLIKAESLRIPRRLILVDALALTVSSKPEAAKACLEVIRHCRERWGLGSTMGLSNISFGLPARDLINSTFLAMAMGVGMTSFIANPNAARIRENLAAAEVLLGRDSQAAGFIASYAGWNPGNPVAAVASTAVDEDGSPVAVAVIKGQKDRIVDLLRERIAAGEDPFVLVDGEMIPAIAKVGEKYEKKEYFLPQLLLCAETMQIGFESIKHLLVREGQEAKATIVMATVEGDIHDIGKNIVCLMLKNFGYDVVDLGKDVAAADIVAAAMAHKASVIGLSALMTTTMVRMEDTVRLVREQGLACRVMIGGAVVSQSYADLIGADGYADDAVAAVRVATRLCAEVRSA, via the coding sequence ATGCGCGATTTTCGCCAGACACTCAAGGGCGGAAACGTTCTTATTTTTGACGGGGGCATGGGAAGCCTGCTCCAGCGTCGTGGCCTTCAGGCCGGTCAGTCCCCCGAGGAATTCGGCATGGGGCGGCCGGATGTTGTCGCGTCGATCCATGCAGAATACGCCCGGTCCGGGGCGAATGTGGTCACCACCAACACGTTTGGCGCGACCCGGTACAAGCTCCCGCAGGGTTTTGACGTGTTCGAGGTCAATGAAACCATGACCCGCGCCGCGCGTCAAGCCGTGGGTGATGCGGTCTTCGTGGCAGGCAGCGTCGGACCCACAGGCAAGATGATAAAGCCTCTGGGCGACATCTCCTTTCGCGGGTTGGTGGATGTTTTCAAGGAGCAGATTCGCGGCCTGGCGGCAGGCGGAGCCGACCTGATCCTGGGCGAGACCCACTTCGATCTGGCCGAGGCCAGGGCCGTGGTCGTGGCCGCGCGCGAGGTCTGCGATCTGCCCGTTGGCATCAGCATGACCTTCGAGGGTGGAGTCAGCCTGACCGGGACCACCCCGGAAGTCTTTGCCCAGACCATGGAAAACATGGGTGTGGATCTCATCGCCTCCAATTGCAGCGCGGGCCCCGAGCAGCTGATAGAGGTCGCCAAAGCCATGCTCCGCGTCAGCCGGACCCCGGTGCTCATCGAGCCCAACGCGGGCCTGCCCGAACTGGTGGACGGGGCCACGGTGTTTCGCCTGCCCCCGGATCCTTTCGCGGCCACGGTTTCGACCCTCGTGGACGTGGGCGTCTCCTGTCTTGGCGGATGCTGCGGCACCACGCCGGAGCACATCAAGGCCCTCACCGCGCTTTGCGCAGGCAAGACCGTACGGCGTCAGGAAATTTCCGCTCCTCCCTGCCTGATTGTCACGTCCCGTTCCCAGGCGGTCGAGTTCGGCTTTGATCGCCCCTGCCGGATCATCGGAGAACGGATCAATCCCACGGGCAAGGCTGAACTCACGGCCGAACTGCAGCGCCTTGAGACCCGTCGCCTGATGACCTACGCCGAGGAGCAGGTCGCGCGCGGAGCCGATCTTCTGGACGTCAACGTGGGCGCGCCCATGGTCGAGGAGGCGCGCATGCTGCCTTTGGCCGTGCAGGCCCTGACCAGCGCCCATGCCATTCCTCTGTGCCTGGATTCAAGCGACATCTCGGCCATCAGGGCAGGCCTTGAGGCCTATCCGGGCTCGGCTCTGGTCAATTCCATCAGCGGCGAGGAAGAGCGGATGGAGACTCTGGGGCCGCTGTGCCGGGATTACGGCGCGCCGTTCATCCTGCTGCCGCTTAAGGGACGCAAGCTGCCCGTTACGGCGGCCGAGCGCCTGGCCATCATCGAAGAACTTCTGATCAAGGCCGAGAGCCTGCGCATTCCGAGGCGGCTCATCCTGGTCGATGCTCTGGCCCTGACCGTGTCTTCCAAGCCCGAGGCGGCCAAGGCCTGCCTCGAAGTCATCCGGCACTGCCGGGAGCGCTGGGGGCTGGGCTCGACCATGGGCCTGTCCAACATCTCTTTTGGCCTGCCTGCCCGGGACCTGATCAATTCGACCTTTCTGGCCATGGCCATGGGCGTCGGCATGACCTCTTTCATCGCCAACCCCAACGCCGCGCGCATCCGCGAGAATCTGGCGGCGGCGGAGGTGCTTCTTGGCCGGGACAGCCAGGCCGCAGGCTTCATCGCCTCCTATGCCGGATGGAACCCGGGAAATCCCGTGGCCGCGGTCGCTTCCACTGCGGTCGATGAGGACGGCAGCCCTGTCGCCGTGGCGGTGATCAAGGGGCAGAAGGATCGCATCGTCGATCTTTTGCGCGAGCGCATCGCGGCTGGTGAGGACCCTTTTGTCCTTGTCGACGGAGAGATGATCCCCGCCATTGCCAAGGTTGGGGAAAAGTACGAGAAGAAAGAGTATTTTTTGCCGCAGCTCCTCTTATGCGCCGAAACCATGCAGATCGGCTTCGAGTCCATCAAACACCTGCTCGTGCGTGAAGGTCAAGAGGCCAAGGCCACCATTGTCATGGCCACGGTAGAGGGTGACATTCATGACATCGGCAAGAATATCGTCTGTCTGATGCTTAAAAATTTCGGCTATGATGTCGTCGATCTGGGCAAGGATGTGGCGGCCGCGGACATTGTCGCGGCGGCCATGGCCCACAAGGCCTCGGTCATCGGCCTGTCCGCGCTCATGACCACGACCATGGTCCGCATGGAGGATACCGTGCGTCTGGTCCGCGAGCAGGGCCTTGCCTGCCGGGTCATGATCGGTGGCGCGGTGGTCAGCCAGTCCTATGCGGACCTGATCGGCGCCGACGGCTATGCCGACGACGCGGTGGCGGCGGTTCGGGTGGCCACCCGGTTGTGCGCCGAGGTCCGCTCGGCCTGA
- a CDS encoding sigma-70 family RNA polymerase sigma factor has product MPKNHLQSRTIMNPNQRPEDNALDEELETPLSEDTEEFDDDVVDDSDTIDTVDIDEIAPLVLATVPRREVATLDPLHIYLQEIKKFKPLEQDEEFDLARRYRDEKEEQAAFILITSNLRLVVKIAMDFQRRWMKNVLDLIQEGNVGLMKAVQKFDPDKGIKFSYYASFWIKAYILKFIMDNWRMVKIGTTQAQRKLFYNLGKERQRLQAQGFDPTTSTLSKNLQVSEADIVEMGQRLGQHDVSLDMKIGDDSSFTPMDFIPALEAGIEEQMAADEISVLIHDNIDAIRDGLNEKELDILEQRLLADSPITLREIGDKYGITRERVRQIEARLLQKIKAQMSSTIQDFSSEWIEHEE; this is encoded by the coding sequence ATGCCCAAGAACCACCTCCAGTCACGCACCATCATGAATCCCAATCAACGACCCGAAGACAATGCTCTGGATGAAGAGCTCGAAACACCCTTATCAGAGGACACCGAAGAATTCGATGACGATGTCGTCGACGATTCCGACACGATCGACACTGTCGATATCGATGAAATCGCCCCGCTGGTCCTGGCCACAGTCCCCCGACGCGAAGTCGCGACCCTGGACCCGCTGCATATCTATCTTCAGGAAATCAAAAAATTCAAACCCCTGGAACAGGACGAAGAATTCGATCTGGCCAGGCGCTACCGGGACGAAAAGGAAGAGCAGGCGGCCTTTATCCTCATCACCTCCAATCTGCGGCTGGTGGTCAAGATCGCCATGGATTTCCAGCGGCGCTGGATGAAGAACGTGCTCGACCTGATTCAGGAAGGCAACGTGGGCCTCATGAAGGCGGTCCAGAAGTTCGACCCGGACAAGGGCATCAAGTTTTCCTATTATGCCTCGTTCTGGATCAAAGCCTATATCCTGAAATTCATCATGGACAACTGGCGCATGGTCAAGATCGGAACCACCCAGGCCCAGCGCAAGCTGTTCTACAACCTGGGCAAGGAGCGCCAGCGCCTGCAGGCGCAAGGATTTGACCCGACGACATCCACCCTTTCCAAGAATCTGCAGGTCTCCGAAGCCGACATCGTGGAAATGGGTCAGCGCCTGGGACAACACGATGTGTCCCTGGACATGAAGATCGGGGACGACTCCAGCTTCACGCCCATGGATTTCATTCCGGCTCTTGAGGCCGGGATCGAGGAACAGATGGCCGCCGACGAGATCAGCGTGCTCATCCACGACAATATTGACGCCATACGGGACGGCCTGAACGAAAAGGAACTCGACATCCTGGAGCAGCGTCTTCTGGCCGACTCGCCTATCACCCTGCGCGAAATCGGTGACAAGTACGGGATCACCCGGGAACGGGTACGCCAGATCGAAGCCCGTCTGCTGCAAAAGATCAAGGCCCAGATGTCGAGCACCATCCAAGATTTCTCCTCAGAATGGATTGAACATGAAGAATGA
- a CDS encoding HD domain-containing protein, with product MKNETLLRIKQESAAVTPDALPSFYTAMSAELASARDTFFSHPMVLRCREDVLPFLNDEFGHGIDHSKKVAIECSALILGEADALGLEQARRLSLLAMLAGLLHDTCRLEGDHATRGADLALLILRDYPLTDEEKQMIADAVRCHEAFSAPAEFDHHGTQLLADALYDADKFRWGPDNFITTLWEICNYQEWTLQQILDKFPAGLEVVASIQNTFRTPAGKIYGPEFIELGLDMGKKIYQIIQAFCRKNDCSGHITA from the coding sequence ATGAAGAATGAAACATTACTTCGCATCAAACAGGAAAGCGCCGCTGTCACCCCCGACGCCCTGCCCAGCTTTTATACGGCCATGAGCGCGGAGCTTGCCTCCGCCCGGGACACGTTCTTTTCGCACCCCATGGTCCTGCGTTGCCGGGAGGATGTGCTGCCCTTCCTGAACGACGAGTTCGGCCATGGCATCGACCACTCGAAAAAAGTCGCCATCGAGTGCAGCGCGCTGATCCTGGGCGAAGCCGATGCGCTGGGGCTGGAGCAGGCCCGGCGGCTGAGCCTTTTGGCCATGCTTGCCGGCCTGCTGCATGACACCTGCCGACTTGAAGGCGATCATGCCACGCGCGGGGCCGACCTTGCCCTGCTGATCCTCCGTGACTATCCGCTCACGGACGAGGAAAAACAGATGATCGCTGACGCGGTGCGCTGCCATGAAGCCTTTTCCGCGCCGGCCGAGTTCGACCATCACGGCACGCAACTCCTGGCCGACGCGCTGTACGACGCGGACAAATTCCGCTGGGGGCCTGACAATTTCATCACCACCTTATGGGAAATATGTAATTATCAGGAGTGGACCCTGCAGCAGATTCTGGATAAATTTCCCGCCGGGCTGGAGGTGGTTGCGTCTATCCAGAACACGTTCCGCACTCCTGCCGGAAAAATTTACGGGCCGGAATTCATTGAACTGGGGCTCGACATGGGCAAAAAAATTTACCAAATAATCCAGGCATTTTGTAGAAAAAATGACTGCTCCGGACACATCACTGCATGA
- a CDS encoding tetratricopeptide repeat protein yields MTPPAPVPASSEAEAIYSYLAYRELLQEDKNDQAAQALEQAIALKPTPELYLELGNLHWRASRFSDALLVLNQGLTSYPDSEALLSTLAKTYAAQGRFDDAVLVLDDYRKKHPEQIELAHEAALYRLEQGEFGEAVDRLNAIPEKDVNQTTKFLLGKGFFGLELYDKAITAYQQAVAIDPEYYNAWIELGLTYEVQKNYIDAERVFAKLVDLGIGNQQILFRLIELNLKLNNPDQALSYVEQGSDDQALVLEAVNLLLNQDFYDHAAELLDPMALENPIPSDALFFLAVLEYEGRDNPDKAMTYLEAIPAGHQHYERSLIFRIHLLYQKNDRATAKELCLSAMTLFPKQPEFRIIMAEIHEFEKEYQQALDVLLKATGVWPDNTTILYRLGLIYDRMDHRDQAMIMMEKVISKDPEYADALNYLGYTLVELGRNLERAEVLIESALKVKPDNGYFVDSLAWVYFKQGKNKRAWQEIKRAVQLVDSDPVIWEHYGDIARAMGFITEARRGYAKALDLEGENAEEVRAKMNALGRTR; encoded by the coding sequence ATGACACCGCCCGCTCCTGTACCGGCTTCATCCGAAGCCGAGGCCATCTATTCCTATCTGGCCTATCGCGAACTGCTGCAAGAAGACAAAAATGACCAGGCGGCCCAGGCGCTTGAGCAGGCCATCGCGCTCAAGCCCACGCCCGAACTCTATCTTGAACTGGGCAACCTGCACTGGCGCGCCTCCAGATTTTCCGATGCCCTGCTGGTCTTGAACCAGGGCCTGACCAGCTACCCGGACTCGGAAGCCCTGCTCAGCACCCTGGCCAAAACCTATGCGGCCCAGGGTCGTTTCGACGACGCCGTGCTCGTCCTGGACGACTACCGCAAAAAGCACCCCGAACAGATCGAACTGGCCCACGAAGCGGCGCTTTATCGTCTGGAGCAGGGAGAGTTCGGCGAAGCTGTGGACAGGCTGAACGCCATTCCGGAAAAAGACGTCAACCAGACTACGAAATTTCTCCTCGGCAAGGGCTTTTTCGGTCTTGAGCTCTATGACAAGGCGATCACCGCCTACCAGCAGGCCGTGGCCATCGACCCCGAATATTACAACGCGTGGATAGAGCTTGGACTGACATACGAGGTACAGAAAAATTATATCGACGCGGAACGCGTTTTTGCCAAACTCGTCGATTTGGGGATCGGGAACCAGCAGATTCTCTTTCGCCTGATCGAACTCAACTTGAAGCTCAACAATCCCGACCAGGCCCTGTCCTATGTGGAGCAGGGCTCGGATGATCAGGCGCTGGTTCTGGAAGCGGTCAATCTGCTGCTCAACCAGGACTTCTATGACCACGCGGCGGAACTTCTGGACCCCATGGCCCTGGAAAATCCGATCCCCAGCGATGCGCTTTTTTTCCTGGCCGTGCTGGAATACGAAGGCCGCGATAATCCGGACAAGGCCATGACCTATCTGGAAGCCATACCTGCGGGGCATCAGCATTATGAGCGCAGCCTGATATTCCGCATCCACCTTCTCTACCAGAAAAACGACAGGGCTACGGCCAAAGAGCTCTGTCTGTCGGCCATGACGCTTTTTCCCAAGCAACCTGAATTCCGCATCATCATGGCGGAGATCCACGAATTTGAAAAAGAGTACCAGCAGGCGCTGGACGTGCTGCTCAAGGCCACGGGAGTCTGGCCGGACAACACGACCATCCTTTACCGGCTGGGCCTGATCTACGATCGCATGGATCACCGGGACCAGGCCATGATCATGATGGAAAAGGTCATCTCCAAAGATCCCGAATACGCCGATGCGCTCAATTATCTGGGCTACACCCTGGTGGAACTGGGTCGCAACCTGGAACGGGCGGAGGTGCTGATCGAAAGCGCCCTCAAGGTCAAGCCCGACAACGGTTACTTCGTCGACTCTCTGGCCTGGGTCTACTTCAAACAGGGCAAAAACAAGCGCGCCTGGCAGGAGATCAAGCGTGCCGTTCAGCTTGTGGACTCGGACCCGGTCATCTGGGAGCATTACGGGGACATCGCCCGCGCCATGGGATTTATCACCGAGGCTCGCCGAGGTTATGCAAAGGCCCTGGATCTTGAAGGCGAAAACGCCGAAGAAGTGCGGGCCAAAATGAATGCTCTGGGCCGCACACGATGA